The segment cggggggagggatactgggaaccttggtggagaattgggcactggtggaggcgtgtaaacgatcactgtatgactgaaatgcaaacatgaaagttcataagtttgtaaatgtacctcaacggtgattcactaataaaaaatttttaaaagatactgcATTAAACTATTAGTTGCATGGTGATTTTTGGTCTGTCTCAAGTTTATACCCAATGCCTAGAGGTCTCACTAGTCTTgtcttattttttcagttttgggggctCATATTTGGttgtactcaggggttgctcccagctgaatgtttggggggtgctcaggggaccatgcagtgttggggacttTACCTGGGGCTTCTCCCTGCATTCCAACCGTTTGTTTGTCTCCATGGCCCGTTATCTTGCTTTGTCCTTGTGCATGCTTACATGACCAGAGAAAGGGCAGAGTGGCTGAGGGGTCACTGCATCCCTGGTCACTCTCTAGAAATACTAAATTCTTCCTGATTGGACTGCATTCCTCCTTGTAAATATGGTGAGATTGGTCCCCgtgtggaaaaaaaatctttgaatgtTAATTATTTCCTTGAATGCGCACAAAacaacttttttggttttgttttggtcgGGGgacatacccggtggtgctcaggggtcattcctggtggagtcCAGGGAAGCGTGAGGTACTTGGAATCAAACTCAtacatgcaaagtctgtgcttGCTATTCAGTGATCTTCCTGGCTCTCCTGTGAGGACGTTTGAAAGTATGTGCATCAGAAGAGATGTTTTTAGAAGCCACGAGAAGGTGTTTTCTGTCTCCACTAGTGGAAATAAAGGAGGCCAGAGAGACGGGAAGTGGCTAAGGCCCTGTCCTTGTGTGCAGTAGACTCGAGTCTGATCCCTAACCCTGACAGTGGCCcttggagcacctccaggaatgatctctgagcagggCCAAGTGTGgccaagaaggaaaaatgaaaagaaatagaataacatTCTCTAGGCATTTGGTTGAGCAGTCAACTTCAAATACAAATAATCTGCACTAACCAAGGAGAGATGACTTGGCATTAATCAGTACCGGGAGCCTTGGCCAAGGTCCCGTTCTTGGCCTTTTAACTTCTTTGCTTCGCAGTAACTGTATGGCTACTGAGAGATTAACAGGTCAAGGGAACATTAGCACcgtagtagcactgttgtcccgttcatcgatttgctggagcgggcaccagtaacgtctccattgtgagaattgttactgtttttggcatatcgaatataccacggggagcttggcaggctctgctgtgcaggcgggatactcttggtagcttgccgggctctccaagagggatggaggaatcgaacccgggttggccatgcaaggcaaacgccctaccactgtgctatcgctccagtccaagggaACATTGTGTTTTCTAAATTCATCTTTTGGTCATTTGGGGGAATGACCTGGAACTGGGTCGTCTGGAAGGTGCAGACAAGTAATGGGCACATCTGATGAagtccggggggtgggggggcaggaaggaatgGCACTTGGGGCCGGAGGGAGAGGACattgggtaaggcgcttgccttgcacgaggcagccTGACCCggcactgtatggtccctgagcgtCACTGAGTTATTGCTGagctcaggagtaaaccctcagcataATCCAGTGTGGCTCCccaacaaaaagcaacaacagaGGAATTGCAGTTTCACACCCAGAGACCTTTTGAtcacttttacttttttcccccaaCAAGGTCTGCTGAGAACAGACTCGGTACCTGAGGAAGGAGAAGATGCTGTTGCAACCATCAACACGACAGAGGCCCTGACAGAGGAGGAGCAAGAGAGGCTGAGGAGAGAACTTGCGAAGGTAGGGTTCGAGGTGGTGGGGaaacctcactttttttttttttgcactattTTGTCATCTGTGTTTCTGAAGTACACTGACGTATCTTAGAGACGATTCAGGGGAAAGAAACCAACTTGTGTTGGCTTGTACTAGAGGTGTTGAATTGGAGAGAGGCCATGGAAGAGGATGATGCCACTGGCTTTGATGTCAGTCAGCTTTGTGTGGGGTTGATGGATCTGAGAAGTAGGGAGGGTCAGGGCTCCACTCACGACGCTCTCCTGGGGGGTTTCCTTGGATGCGCTTAACTTGGCTCCTGCGTCAGCTTTCTTTCCCTCCCCGTTTTTCCATGTGCAGAGTACATTTAGCATAATCACGGCTGTGCGGTTATCACCTCTGTCTACTAAAACATTTCCCTCCTGCCTGTGTTCCTTAGCTGGTTCTCCCCGCTCCTCTCACCCCTTCAAATCTTTCTGTCTGTGGATTTACCTGTTCTGGGTATTTCATGTAAATGACCTTTTGGATCCAACTTCTTTCATTTAGTGTAATGTTTTGAGGCTCATCATTCTTGTAGCATGTATTGGTACTGCactgcatatatgtgtgtgtgtgtgtgtgtgtgtgtgtgtgtgtggtaataGTCCAGTATATGTATCTaccatgttttgtttttccattcattcatttgaCTATTGTTGATACTGAGCTAAAGAAAATTTGTATGAAAATACTTCTTCAAATACCAATTTTCAATTCCTTTAGTCGCATGCATAGCAGTGGAATTTTTGAGTCATGTTATAAATCCATACAGCTGTTTGCAGGAATAGCTAAACTGTTTCACATGTACATCAATTTACATCTTCAATAATTTCTCTACATCCTTGATCCATgatctttttcttaaatatagcCATCCTAGTGATGATAAAGTTATGTTTCattgtcttgatttttatttcattcacaaCTAATGATACTGATTGTGTGCTTATTGGCAACGGAAATACTTTCTTTGAAGTGTAATTTCATATGAGAAAAGCACAAACAACTCTTAATAGTAAATTGGATTTCATCAAAATTTAACTTGTTTTAAGGTATTATCAAAACTGAATACAGTGTACATGATTAGCAACATTTTTCTCATTCCATACATTGTGTTCAGTTTTCATAATACCTTAAAACAAGTTAAATTTTGATGACTCTAATTTACTATTAgagttgtttgtgtttttctcatATCCATTATTAAGACACATTATTGAGGAtttacctgtgtgtgtgtttttttttcctaagattttttttatctcatatttaaaattttggaacattttgagttaacttttgtgatAGCATTCTAATtaaattcattcttttgcatgtagataTTTAGTTTTTCCTTACCAGGTATGCCTCTTGGCATCCTTGCAAAAAATCAATAGACTATAAATCTCAGTTTATCTCATGACTCTCAGTTCTGTACAATTCACCTATACATCTCCTTCTGAAAATATGCTGTTTGTATTACTACAGTGTTAAATTCAGAAAGTCTGTATTAGTCACCTTTATCCTCTTTTTCAAAATTGTTACTTCGTATCCCTTGTAATTCCATGATTTTGGGGATTTACTTTTCTAGCCTTGAAAAGTTGTCATTGGGATTTTGAACCTATCGATCAATTTAGTAGAGAATTGCTATCTAAGTAATATTGCCTTCTAACCCATgggaatgcttttattttttatttatttatttttgctttttaggtcacactgggcaatgctcaggggttactcctggctctgcactcaggaattactcctggtggtggtcgggggaccatatgggatgctgggaatcgaactcgggtcggctgcgtgcaaggccaacgccctacccactgtgctatcactccagccctgccttttAACCCATGAATATGGGGTATTTTCCCTTTatctttgttttccattttcataaATACTTATGCATACTGGggaaattttcttctatttttagttcagtgatgattttttaaaaaataatgaatggatGTTGGGTTTGACTGTTTTCTGTATCTGATGATCAGCTTTTCTTAAATGATGTAGTACATTGATTTTCATATGTTGAATCATGCTTCATTTCTAGGATAAGTTTCATGGCATGTAAACCTGTGATTATGGTGACATTTGTTTTGCCTAGGGTATCTTATTTATCTGTTCTTGAGAGAGACTgatctgcttttttcttttttgtgtgtatgtggtctCATTGGCTTTTGTATCAGGGTAATGCTAATGTCTAGGAATGAGTTATGAAGTTTCCCATTCTTTCCTCAATTATTAAATTAGTTAGAATTTGCTATACTGAATCCTTCTTGTCTTAGACTGTTATTTGTCATGAGATTTTTGATTAGTCAGTGTGAAAGTTCTAGATtacagattaaaaatattttactatatttataaatataagtgtaataaaatatttataaataaatgtaaatatgtttaattaaatacattttattaaaatatttttatttttatatcctggggggctggggttactcccagtgatgTTCAACCTGGCAGTGGATGCTCAGGAGCCATCAAAGATACACCAGCTGATGCTCATGGAgggaccacatggtcccttgggtCAAACTGCATTCTTGCACAtgctaggtatgtgctctactacttccgctctccctcacccctgttttcagattttaaaaaaaaagtacacatcgCTCTAACATCATTCTAAAAAGGCATTGGATGAGCTTTTTTTTTCatgccaataaataaattttatataatctaatttttttggtttttgctttggggccacaccttgtggtactcagggcttaatcctggttctgtgctcaggaatattccagatggggaaaccatatgggatgccaaggttgagcctgggtttgctgcatgcaaggcaagtgccctacccactgtactatagcttttAGATGACAAATGATTTTACATACATCAGAGTTACCATTTTATAGCATACAACTTAATGGTTAATACTTATTCTTAAGGTTGTGCAACCATCACTATTTAATACCCAAACTTTTTGCCCTTCTAAAAGCAACCCAGTTCCCATTAGTTTCCtatcttctctcttcccccaaacCCCGCAACCAGTAATTGTTGTCTGTATAGATTCATGTATAAAAGCaagcttaaaagcaagctctcagaaaagagtaatgcagagagtctcttgcccgcatgcctggctgtcttccccagggcctctcagaggggatgggctccagcttccctccccaccctgagcagagctcccggtagctgaagaccaccggaacctagccacagccatgttggaggcccctctccacacgttcagacaggccttgtgcatgaaggtaccggcagaggaacccaggtgtgtgtaatcccatcaacggccaacatccagagagagacttagaagcaagctctcagaagcgatatctttagcctacttctccctctgggagaaactagcaatcttctgagagtttcctgcccacatgggacagccttgcaagcttcccatggtgtattcatatgctaaatccagtaacaagctggatctcattcccctgaccctgaagagctcccaATGCAACAtggttaggagggctgagtcgagatagacttctacgatctcagggaaaggacaaaatgagatgttactgagcccgcccgagaaatcggtgattaacgggattttgtgatttcgtgatAGATTCATGTATTCTGAGTATTTCAGATAATTGGAAGCAATGTTTCATAACTGACCACGTCTGTTATACTTTAAGTTTCACCCTATGTTATAGTTAATATCtggtttttattctttatcactgtcactgtatcactgtcattccattgctcatcgatttgcttgagcaggcaccagtaacgtctccattttgagacttgttaactgtttttggcatacagaatacgccacatgtaccttgccaggctctgctgtgtgggcgagatactcttcagtagcttgccgggctctccaggttCTTCTTTATAActgaatattccattgtgcaaatATACCCCACATTTCGTTTATCCATGCATAGGGTGATAAACAAATTGTTTCAACTTAgggattattataaataatgcttccGTGATTACACATGTAGTTTTGTGTGCAGACATATGTTTTCAATTCTTTTGTTCAATATGTAGgtgtggaatttctggatcatatggtaatcctgtgtttagtttttttttaaaactgccaAACTGTCTTGCTACCAAGTTTTCATTATTGCCAGCAGTATATAAGGTTTCCAATTTCTCTTCCGCCTGGCCTATGTTTGCTTCTGTCTGTATGCTAAATTCTAGCTATGCTATTGGGAATGagatcatgtcttttttttttttttttgccacacccagcagtacccagggcttattcccagaTCTGTTCCCACcagctcagggtttagtcctggtggTCTCTGGGACCATACCGGGTTcctgggatccagcccaggtcagctgcgtgcaaggcaagtgttatctgctgtattatctctcggaCCCATTGTTTGCTTTTCTCTAGCAGGTGGTATTGGCCATCATTTCGTAGTATCTATCTCCTTTGCTGATATGTCTatttaaattcttcatttttgATTGGAttctttgtcttaaaaaaattagaagtgttttttttttcttttggatactATACTCTTGTGAGATATGTAGCTTGCAAATATTTCCTCGTTATGTCAGTTTGTTCCATTTATTATGGTGTTTTGAATCAAAGCCGTTTTGAATATGATGATGCCCgtggatgttttcttctctttgattCCTGTGCTTTGGGTCTCAATCTAAGAAACCAAGATCATGGAGGCTCACCCCTGTGTTTTCTTTTGAGTTTCATATTTTTAGCTCTTAAATTTGGATcttagtctattttttttttttttggcatgccatggatcaaacccagggcttcacccaAACTACACAAGTACTCCGTTGCTAGGCTACATCCTTaaccattttaaatttctttgttttgttctaatTTTGGGCCACAGTGAATGGTACttaaggcatactcctggctctgtgctcagggaacacttggaccatatgcagtgcccgggattaacctgggtcagccaccagcaaaacaagtgccttaacccctgtattattataaatttttgtaaataattaaCTTAGGAGTCCAGTTTCATCCTTTTGTGTATGGTCATCAATTGTCCCAAAACCATTTGTAGGGAGAAATAGTATTCTTTCCCTCTGAATTATCTTTGCACTATTGTTGAAAACCGCACATATAAAGTATGGATTAGAAGTATAGGAATTTGTTTCtgaaatctgtatttttttttaggaaagggTTTTAAATGTTTGTATTACTAACGAGCATGCTTTAGGGATGTAGTTTTCAATTTTCTGCATCAAAAATttacttcctggggctggagagatagctcagtgaacaaggcattttgccttgcatgcggctggccggAGTTCAAGCCCCCGgtaccccaagccccagcaggagtggtttctgagtgcaaactagtagtaacccctgagaactgctgggtgtgacccaaaaacttaaaaaaaaagaagttcaggagctggagcgatagcacagtgggtagggcgtttgccttgcactcagccgacctgggttcgattctgagcatcccatatggtcccctgagcactgccaggagtagtttgagtgcatgagccaggaataactcctgtgcaatgccgggtgtgacccaagaagccaaaaaaaaaagttccttccaCACTGTGTTTCTGAGTCTTCCCTTTTCCTCGTGTTTCCCTGGCTTTGCATCTCCAccctatttttgcttttctttttctccatgttTGTGCTTGTAGCTTTGAAGTTTTTATCGTTAAGATCGTCTCATTATCTCATACTGCCTTTCCCGTACATTTGGGCCTCTTTATCTGTCCTTCCAGCCTCAGCTTCTAAAGTTCTGTCCTGTCCTCAGAGTGGGTCTCTGAGAGAGCAGCCAGTTAGTCGAGCATCTCTTTTCACTGCAGAGACATCACTAGGgcctggagcaatggcacagcgggtagcgcatttgccttgcacacggccgatctgggtttgattcccagcattccgtatggttcccgagcactgccaggaggaattcctgagtgcagagccaggagtaacccctgtgcattgctgggtgtgacgacccccgctgcgcccccccccctcaaaaaaagaaaaaaaaaagacatcactaGATGTTGGCACCTCGGCTGATGGTAGGTGGGAATAGGTGGGTCAGCCTCCCTCTGACCAGCCAGCTGGTCAGTCACTACCGAGGGGGTCCACATGCAACTTCTGCTGGGCTGTCTGGGGGAGACAGACTGACGTAGTTTTGGCTTTTGAAACTGAGAAAATATGCAAGAAGGGTGGAGTTTGATTTGTCTGTGTTGtgcgtggtttttttttttttttttttttttttaagcggggggggggggtagaaatTCATTTGCTCATTACCCGAATATGAGTTCTTGGTAGCTACAAATACAGATCTCCTCCTGAAAGTTGTGGGCCCTGAGGCCAGAGGATTGGATGGTAGAGTTATGGGTAGAGGATCTACCTAGAggcctgtgcctcagtttccatcaGAGATCTGAGTGAGGACGTCTGGGGAGAAGGGTGGGGAGGCCGAGGCCAACTCACGATGGAAAtataaggaagagaaggagaagcgGGATAGGAGAGGTCGTTACAGAGCTGGCTTATTTCATGGCGTAtatgttgttttttatttctcttagggAAGTGGTGGTGCTCCGAGCTtatcctggttctgccctcagggctcactcctggcagtaattggGGGACCGTCCGAGCTGCTGGggttaacctctgtgctatctttcctgCTCTGTGTTGTTtcaaaagaaagatttaaaaaaaaatcaaaataacggTTTCTCAATGCCGCTGGAACTTTAGACACCGTGGAATCTTAATATGCTGCGTGCCTTGCTGAGTCCTTCCCCATCTCCCTTCCTCGTAGGTGGAGGAAGAAATCCAGACTCTGTCGCAAGTGTTAGCAGCGAAAGAGAAGCACCTGGCGGAGCTCAAGCGGAAACTGGGCATTAATTCCCTACAGGAACTCAGACAGAACCTTGCCAGAGGGTGGCAGGACGTTACGGCCACGTCAGCGTACGTGTCTTGACTCTTTCTTCTGGGAACTGTGAAAGGCTTCTGGGGAGGGGACTTTCTGCTGTGTCTCTTTGGGCTAGTAGCACCCCCTTTGCTGGCCTCTCAGGTGTGCCGGAGACCTTCCGAATGTTGGCCTTCCTGTTCTAGGGCATCAGAAAGAAATAAGCCTCCGTTGCGAGTGGAGGGAAAAATCAAACGCTCTCTCTCCAAGTGCCCGTTGACCTAGACGGCCCACATGTGTGTTACTCGGTTTCCAGAATTTCCCAGTCAGGAGTTGGCTAGGACAGCAGTCAAAtaagtcttttgtttttcttttcattgtttttcaggGGCATGGGGGTTGCATTTCAAATTTGTTTGAAATGCATCATccatgagagagaagagagagaaggtgggagggaggagagagcagacgggagaggggagagaggagaggagaaaagaagaggggggaggggaggggagggagaggcactTTATAAAAGAGCTAGCCTGATCTCAGCCATCCGTGGCTCGGCCAGGCAGGGCTGTGTGTGCGGCCCGTGGTTCCAGGGTCCACCCAAGCAAGGTGTGTGCTCTTAGCACTGAAGCCACatgcctggtccccagagccgtGTGCTGATGGCAGAGATCCCCTCATCTTCCTGTGCCTTTGATCATCTCCATCTTCCatgtttggtttggctttggtGCTTGCACACTGTGCAggcgggggttgaacccagggctcctggcgTGCCCGTTCCTTAGGGCTTCCTCAGGGCGCAGGGAAGGGCGTGAGCTCCAGGGGACAGACTGTGGGGCTGCCATGACAGGCTGCCCTCTTCTCTGCTCCACACTCTCAGAGACGTCAGGCCGTGGAGGTCACGCGGGGCATTCTGTCATTCTGTCACTCCAAAACTTGGGGTTTGTCTTGGGTTTTTTCCTAGCTTTTTTcgtcttttttttgttgttggggggggggtcacacccgacagtgctcaggtattactcctggttctacactcaggaattactcctagcagtgctcggggggaccatatgggatgcgggggatcgaacctgggtcggctgtgtgcatggcaaactccctacccgctgtactgtcgctctagccTCCTAGCTTTAGGTCTACATGAGGTAAGTAAAACTGCCTGGCCATTCTTTTCTCTAACACGGGATCTGAACTTCCCTGCTGGCGGTACCCTGTTTCCCTCACTCGGAAGGGGGATGTGTTTGCCTTGGACCCAGTGCCTCCTGCGAGTATTGCGCCTTTCATAGACTCCAAAGACTGTAAGTCCTTATTTTGTAGCTTGACAAATGAGCAAGACCCACAGTTATGTTCATGAAATTCATTCGGACACTGAAGCACACACAAGCCCTATTTTGTTTCTGGTCCTCTTGAGCAGATACAATTGTgcaaggtctctgaggcatttatttttgtttttgtttgtttgggccttGAGTGGGAAAGGGAAGATAAGAGAGATCATTTTCTTTCAGCCTCcggctctctttcccttttcagcTCCTTCCAgcttttcagttttaatttaggctccatgatttattttcaaaaccGTTTCAGGCAAGTCAGTGTGGACGCCCTTTCACCATTGTCTCAAGTTCCTCCATCTGGACCCCCATCCCTTTGCACAGTCCGTTCTGGAGGCTGGTTGTCAGGGTCTGTCACTGTTAGCCAAttgttatttttgtctctttatattccacacatgagagatcattctgtatttctcTCGCTCCCTTTGACTAATGTCACTCCATGTGATACCCCTCTGATTCCATCGTCTTGCAGCAAATCCCATGATTTCAGCTTCTCTtagagctgaatagtattccgcGGTGTGtacataccacagtttctttatccagctagcagttctcgggcacttggaatgtttccagatcttgggCTGTAGTGAACTtagaaatgcaaatatcttttcaaaaaagcattgttttgtttttttttaaacacttggGCTAGATGCcagaaagtggaatttctgggatATCTGGAAATTCAGTTCTTTTAAGTTACTGAGAAATGTCTGTCCCCTGTTCCACAGAGGATGGAGTTTGAGGATTTCCAAGAGGCGTTGATGGCTGTGCTTAGATAGCCAGTGTTCTCTCtgaccaaaaatgaataaataaataaattaaaaaaattgccaGTGTCAGAAAAGTTAACTTACTTCTGTGTGCTCCGTTCTCAGATACAAGAGGACATCTGAAACCTTATCTCAAGCTGGACAGAAGGCGTCAGCCGCTTTTTCATCTGTTGGCTCAGTCATCACCAAAAAGCTGGAGGATGTAAAGTATGTTCTCATTTTTCCCTTGCTCCTTAAGTAGCTGAGGCCGGTGGGAAGAGGTCACGGGGTGGCGTTGTGTCCCAGGCCCAGCCCTCcgctcagggctggagctatcCTAGCTGATCAGGCACAGCCATCCGACTTGGCGGCAGTCTCTCCAAGCTGGCCGCTCTAGGGTCGGTTTGAGAGTGTCGCAAAAGTTCGGCCCAGAGCTTTTTTATCTTTTCAGTCCAGCTTGAATCTACAAGGTAAGCGTGTCGCTTGTGGCTGCCAGTTTGATTGTTGGTGAGCCTGGTGTCTTCCTGGGGACGGCTcccagggtccccggagcacacgTTGAAGTGGAACCTTCAGTTCCCGGGTGGACAGCGCAGCGCTGGCCTGACAGCATGCTTCTTCCTGCCTCCTGGTCTGCTGCTTTGCAAGCCCAAACTGCACTTGTGGACAGGCTAGCTCTTGGTCTTTGAGCTGtggctttttatgtttttatttattaaccctccccactccccactttatttaaacactgtggtttacaaagttgttctcgatttgttacaggcattcgatATTCCATCACCAATGCCAACACCCCCATCACCCTCCGTTGTCCCCATTGTCCcgaccaccccttaagcctgcccccataccAGGTCCCCCATTTATATTGCATGTTACGTGGCTTTTTGTTTTAGATTAGTCTGCAGGCATTTTCTGACCATTTCGATAGAATCACTTCATAGTGCTTGTGTCTGCGCCCCCAGGTGATTAGAATAGTGCTGGGAATGACAAAtgtggtttatatttttaaatcgaTTGTACTTTTGTTGGCATGCAAACtttgtgttttaaaaacaaagcCTTTCAATTACAtatctttgtgttttttattcATGGAGTATgtactttgattattttttttacagccagattttttttgtgggaggggtgggtgggttgaATATGTTTGATCAGTTTATTATGCTTTGTACCAAATAACCCAACTCACTTGCTCTTTATATTTGGACAGTCTTCATTTCAAGCATAACATAGTAAACATGACTTTCTTGAACACTTCCTGCAGTTCAACATACATTTCTGTCATATTTTTAATACATGTCCTATTTTTAATGCCGAGACAATTAGGTAATACTTTAGAGTCCAGTTGTGAAAgcctaacttaaaaaaaaattaagatatttagattgtttaaattttttttttaatgcttactCTGACTTCTTCCAGATTTCAAGCCTTTTCACATTCCTTTAGGTAAGAAGAGTGTGCGCCATCTCTGCAGCTAGCCATTGTCTGAGACGGTGTGCTTATCCGATTATTATGCCACTTTGGGTGGTTCTGTTTGTCCACTACATGGCTTTCGTGCATTTAGAACATCTTTTTTCTAGTGCATTTCGATTTCCAAGGGAGGGTTTCTTGTATACCAttggaaatggataaattcaaaGAAGAATTTGACACTGTGGTTCAAAGAATATGAAAACGATTTTgacattctttttacttttttttttttttttttttggtaaaaagaaGCAGCTTTACCATGGTATGCAGAATTCCTTCCTTCCAATGtctggctttgtttgtttgttttttgatgctTTAATTCATTTGGTGCTTTTGTAAGGATTTTGGAATTCTCCCTCACCTGGGTCCCATTATGCGATTGTAATACA is part of the Sorex araneus isolate mSorAra2 chromosome 2, mSorAra2.pri, whole genome shotgun sequence genome and harbors:
- the TPD52 gene encoding tumor protein D52 isoform X6; the protein is MDRGEPGLLRTDSVPEEGEDAVATINTTEALTEEEQERLRRELAKVEEEIQTLSQVLAAKEKHLAELKRKLGINSLQELRQNLARGWQDVTATSAYKRTSETLSQAGQKASAAFSSVGSVITKKLEDVKFQAFSHSFSIRSIQHSISMPAMRNSPTFKSFEEKVENLKASRE
- the TPD52 gene encoding tumor protein D52 isoform X5 — encoded protein: MDRGEPGLLRTDSVPEEGEDAVATINTTEALTEEEQERLRRELAKVEEEIQTLSQVLAAKEKHLAELKRKLGINSLQELRQNLARGWQDVTATSAYKRTSETLSQAGQKASAAFSSVGSVITKKLEDVNIRSIQHSISMPAMRNSPTFKSFEEKVENLKTSPGVIPGLEREHNGLK
- the TPD52 gene encoding tumor protein D52 isoform X8, whose translation is MDRGEPGLLRTDSVPEEGEDAVATINTTEALTEEEQERLRRELAKVEEEIQTLSQVLAAKEKHLAELKRKLGINSLQELRQNLARGWQDVTATSAYKRTSETLSQAGQKASAAFSSVGSVITKKLEDVNIRSIQHSISMPAMR
- the TPD52 gene encoding tumor protein D52 isoform X1, translated to MDRGEPGLLRTDSVPEEGEDAVATINTTEALTEEEQERLRRELAKVEEEIQTLSQVLAAKEKHLAELKRKLGINSLQELRQNLARGWQDVTATSAYKRTSETLSQAGQKASAAFSSVGSVITKKLEDVKFQAFSHSFSIRSIQHSISMPAMRNSPTFKSFEEKVENLKSKVGGSKPAGGDFGEVLNSTANASGTASEPLPEQMQESP
- the TPD52 gene encoding tumor protein D52 isoform X3 encodes the protein MDRGEPGLLRTDSVPEEGEDAVATINTTEALTEEEQERLRRELAKVEEEIQTLSQVLAAKEKHLAELKRKLGINSLQELRQNLARGWQDVTATSAYKRTSETLSQAGQKASAAFSSVGSVITKKLEDVKFQAFSHSFSIRSIQHSISMPAMRNSPTFKSFEEKVENLKTSPGVIPGLEREHNGLK
- the TPD52 gene encoding tumor protein D52 isoform X7, which produces MDRGEPGLLRTDSVPEEGEDAVATINTTEALTEEEQERLRRELAKVEEEIQTLSQVLAAKEKHLAELKRKLGINSLQELRQNLARGWQDVTATSAYKRTSETLSQAGQKASAAFSSVGSVITKKLEDVKNSPTFKSFEEKVENLKASRE
- the TPD52 gene encoding tumor protein D52 isoform X2, which gives rise to MDRGEPGLLRTDSVPEEGEDAVATINTTEALTEEEQERLRRELAKVEEEIQTLSQVLAAKEKHLAELKRKLGINSLQELRQNLARGWQDVTATSAYKRTSETLSQAGQKASAAFSSVGSVITKKLEDVNIRSIQHSISMPAMRNSPTFKSFEEKVENLKSKVGGSKPAGGDFGEVLNSTANASGTASEPLPEQMQESP
- the TPD52 gene encoding tumor protein D52 isoform X4; translated protein: MDRGEPGLLRTDSVPEEGEDAVATINTTEALTEEEQERLRRELAKVEEEIQTLSQVLAAKEKHLAELKRKLGINSLQELRQNLARGWQDVTATSAYKRTSETLSQAGQKASAAFSSVGSVITKKLEDVKNSPTFKSFEEKVENLKSKVGGSKPAGGDFGEVLNSTANASGTASEPLPEQMQESP